In the Sinorhizobium arboris LMG 14919 genome, one interval contains:
- a CDS encoding NAD(P)/FAD-dependent oxidoreductase, with amino-acid sequence MSESVDVVIVGKGMMGAAAARHLARAGADVALIGPDEPEDWANHGGVFASHYDNARITRTIDDDPCWARLARRSIDRYPEIAQESGIEFHFPVGCLIAAPVPGGTFDYLENVERARNRLGVEAPLLLGEELAGRFPWFCFPQGYAGIHEAGGAGYINARLLVRAQTIAAEKSGARVIRSEVVSVEDGSDHVVVRTIDGHLVRAGRALVAAGGFSLSQALLPRPIDLTVKARTVLFAEVGADDLPSYAGMPSLIGAAPEQERSYYLLPPVAYADGKHYIKIGGDPIDRILASEPAIRDWFRSSANAEAAEHLRALLAETIPELKPVSMHYSPCVTAFTRHGYPYIGFASDRIAVLTGGNGQAAKSSDEIGRLGAVLVAGGRLEADEYETDFAVAYR; translated from the coding sequence ATGTCGGAAAGCGTTGACGTCGTCATCGTTGGCAAGGGCATGATGGGCGCGGCGGCGGCTCGTCACCTTGCAAGGGCAGGCGCCGATGTCGCTCTCATCGGCCCCGATGAACCGGAGGACTGGGCGAACCACGGCGGCGTTTTCGCGAGCCATTACGACAATGCCCGAATCACCCGCACCATCGACGACGATCCGTGTTGGGCGCGTCTGGCTCGTCGCTCGATCGATCGCTATCCGGAAATTGCACAGGAGAGCGGCATCGAGTTCCATTTCCCCGTCGGCTGCCTGATCGCGGCTCCCGTTCCGGGCGGCACGTTCGATTATCTCGAGAATGTCGAGCGTGCCCGGAACAGGCTCGGCGTCGAGGCGCCTCTGCTCCTTGGCGAGGAACTTGCCGGGCGGTTTCCCTGGTTCTGCTTCCCGCAAGGCTATGCCGGGATCCACGAGGCAGGCGGCGCAGGCTACATAAATGCACGTTTGCTCGTCCGGGCGCAGACGATCGCCGCCGAGAAATCCGGTGCGAGGGTGATCCGCTCGGAGGTGGTCTCGGTCGAAGACGGTTCCGATCACGTCGTGGTGAGGACGATCGACGGGCACCTGGTTCGGGCCGGTCGCGCCCTGGTGGCCGCGGGCGGCTTCTCGCTTTCGCAGGCGCTTCTCCCACGGCCGATCGATCTCACAGTGAAGGCGCGCACCGTGCTTTTTGCCGAAGTCGGCGCGGACGATCTCCCCTCCTATGCGGGCATGCCGTCGCTGATCGGCGCCGCGCCGGAGCAGGAGAGAAGCTATTATCTGTTGCCGCCGGTTGCCTATGCCGATGGCAAACACTACATAAAGATCGGCGGCGATCCGATCGACCGGATCCTTGCCAGCGAGCCGGCGATCAGGGACTGGTTCCGAAGCAGCGCCAACGCCGAAGCAGCCGAGCACTTGCGCGCACTGCTCGCCGAGACGATACCGGAGCTGAAACCCGTTTCGATGCATTATTCGCCTTGCGTCACGGCGTTTACGCGGCACGGCTATCCTTACATAGGCTTCGCAAGCGACCGCATCGCCGTGCTCACCGGCGGCAATGGCCAGGCTGCCAAGAGCTCCGACGAGATCGGCAGGCTCGGCGCTGTGCTGGTGGCGGGCGGTCGGCTCGAGGCGGACGAGTACGAAACGGACTTCGCGGTCGCGTATCGCTAA
- a CDS encoding J domain-containing protein: protein MSFWDSLLKIVTTTGNALTGVVEAVRTLFEGDPETRRKVAFSVAMIALSAKMAKADGIVNEAEVSAFRDIFKFPADQARNVARLYNLARQDVAGYEAYAEKMASLCSSCERNCPILEDIVDGLFHIAKSDGAVHEKELAFLRRVAEIFRMDDEHFGRIMARHVHDDDRDPYQVLGVSPKDDFSAIRRRYRVLVSENHPDMLVARGVPEEFHAIANDRMAVLNAAYEAIERERRAA from the coding sequence ATGTCATTTTGGGACAGCCTTCTCAAAATCGTCACGACCACGGGTAATGCGCTTACAGGAGTGGTCGAGGCGGTCCGGACGCTCTTCGAAGGAGATCCGGAAACCCGGCGAAAAGTCGCCTTTTCGGTCGCCATGATCGCCCTTTCGGCGAAAATGGCGAAGGCCGACGGCATCGTCAATGAGGCCGAGGTGAGCGCCTTTCGCGACATCTTCAAGTTTCCGGCGGACCAGGCGAGGAACGTCGCCCGTCTCTACAATCTCGCCCGCCAGGATGTGGCGGGATACGAGGCCTATGCGGAGAAAATGGCTTCGCTCTGCTCCTCCTGCGAACGAAATTGCCCGATTCTCGAAGATATCGTCGACGGGCTCTTCCATATCGCCAAGTCCGACGGGGCCGTGCACGAGAAGGAACTTGCATTCCTGCGGCGGGTGGCCGAGATCTTCAGGATGGACGACGAACATTTCGGGCGCATCATGGCGCGCCACGTTCACGACGACGATCGCGATCCGTACCAGGTCCTCGGCGTCTCGCCCAAAGATGACTTTTCCGCGATCCGCAGGCGCTATCGCGTTCTCGTTTCCGAGAATCATCCCGATATGCTGGTGGCGCGGGGCGTGCCGGAGGAGTTCCACGCGATCGCCAACGACCGCATGGCCGTGCTCAACGCCGCCTATGAGGCCATCGAAAGGGAACGCCGCGCGGCATGA
- the mraZ gene encoding division/cell wall cluster transcriptional repressor MraZ, giving the protein MNRFLSNVTNRIDAKGRVSVPSAFRAALSEAGVRELYCFQDFVFPAISVGGPELLDRFEKQMAAEDPFSDAANEMSLLVHGGGVYVKLDPEGRLMVTDFIRDYTGISNDVTFVGRGDHFQLWEPQAFARAQAEAREGRKRRGLRSQ; this is encoded by the coding sequence ATGAACCGCTTCTTGTCAAATGTTACGAACCGGATCGATGCCAAGGGGCGGGTCTCCGTCCCTTCGGCCTTTCGTGCCGCGCTTTCGGAGGCGGGGGTGCGGGAGTTATACTGTTTTCAGGACTTCGTCTTTCCGGCGATCAGCGTCGGCGGGCCGGAGCTTCTGGACCGGTTCGAGAAGCAGATGGCCGCCGAGGATCCGTTTTCGGATGCGGCCAACGAGATGTCGCTCCTCGTGCACGGCGGCGGCGTCTATGTGAAGCTCGACCCGGAGGGCCGGCTGATGGTGACGGATTTCATCCGCGACTACACCGGCATCTCGAACGACGTGACCTTCGTCGGGCGGGGCGATCATTTTCAGCTCTGGGAGCCGCAGGCGTTTGCAAGGGCGCAGGCGGAGGCCAGGGAGGGGCGCAAGCGACGGGGGCTGCGTTCGCAATAG
- the rsmH gene encoding 16S rRNA (cytosine(1402)-N(4))-methyltransferase RsmH, whose amino-acid sequence MVTDQGGGTSEADGGPVRHIPVLLTEVLAALDPAPGKIILDGTFGAGGYTSAILDAGADVIALDRDPTAIAAGQPMASASGGRLRLVHSRFSELAEQAPAEGLDGVVLDIGVSSMQIDEAERGFSFQKKGPLDMRMSATGVSAADVINRAKVSDLIRIFGFLGEEKQAGRIARAIEKRRAEAPFETTRDLANLIETVTPRKAKDKIHPATRVFQALRIFVNDELTELANALFAAERTLKPGGRLVVVTFHSLEDRIVKTFFQDRSGKAGGSRHLPLVTARAATFTPAGKPMVAASEEEASRNPRARSAKLRAGIRTEAPAPGADLSIFNLPELASLARLGG is encoded by the coding sequence ATGGTGACGGATCAAGGCGGCGGAACTTCTGAAGCCGACGGCGGACCGGTTCGTCACATTCCCGTCCTCTTGACGGAAGTTCTCGCAGCGCTCGATCCGGCTCCCGGAAAGATCATTCTTGACGGTACCTTCGGGGCGGGCGGTTACACATCCGCCATTCTCGACGCAGGTGCCGACGTCATCGCGCTCGACCGCGATCCGACGGCGATCGCCGCGGGGCAACCCATGGCGAGTGCCAGCGGCGGGAGGCTCAGGCTCGTTCATTCCCGTTTTTCCGAGCTGGCCGAGCAAGCTCCTGCAGAAGGACTGGACGGCGTCGTGCTCGACATCGGCGTCTCTTCGATGCAGATTGACGAGGCGGAGCGTGGCTTTTCCTTCCAGAAGAAGGGGCCGCTCGACATGCGCATGTCGGCCACCGGGGTCTCCGCCGCCGATGTCATCAATCGCGCGAAGGTTTCGGACCTCATTCGCATCTTCGGCTTTCTCGGGGAGGAGAAGCAGGCCGGGCGTATCGCGCGCGCCATCGAGAAGCGCCGGGCCGAGGCTCCTTTCGAGACCACGCGCGATCTCGCCAATCTCATCGAGACGGTGACGCCGCGCAAGGCCAAGGACAAGATTCACCCCGCAACGCGCGTCTTCCAGGCGCTGCGCATCTTCGTCAATGACGAACTGACCGAGCTCGCCAATGCGCTTTTTGCGGCCGAACGGACCCTGAAGCCTGGTGGCCGGCTTGTCGTCGTCACCTTTCATTCGCTCGAGGACCGGATCGTAAAGACGTTTTTCCAGGACCGCTCCGGCAAGGCGGGCGGTTCCCGGCATCTGCCGCTGGTGACGGCGCGCGCCGCAACCTTCACGCCAGCCGGCAAGCCTATGGTCGCTGCGAGCGAGGAAGAGGCGTCCCGCAATCCTCGGGCCCGGTCCGCGAAGCTGAGAGCCGGCATCCGTACCGAGGCTCCCGCGCCGGGCGCCGACCTTTCGATTTTCAATCTGCCGGAACTGGCGAGTCTTGCAAGGCTGGGGGGCTAG
- a CDS encoding LysE family translocator, which yields MSFEHWFAFAAASAVLLAIPGPTILLVISYALGHGRRIAGATVAGVALGDFTAMTASMLGLGALLATSAAIFTVLKWIGAAYLVWLGIKLWKAPVGSDSGSTLETSPAERPLRIFIHTYAVTALNPKSILFFVAFLPQFLDLSRPLFAQMAIFEATFLILATINATLYAWLAAAAGSTIRKPKIRRIVNRTGGSLLIGAGLLTAGLKRAAS from the coding sequence ATGTCCTTCGAACATTGGTTCGCCTTCGCCGCCGCGTCGGCGGTGCTGCTTGCGATTCCCGGACCCACGATCCTTCTCGTCATCTCCTACGCGCTCGGCCACGGGCGCAGGATCGCAGGCGCGACCGTAGCCGGTGTCGCTCTTGGCGATTTCACCGCAATGACCGCGTCGATGCTCGGCCTCGGCGCCCTGCTCGCGACCTCGGCGGCGATCTTCACCGTGCTGAAGTGGATCGGCGCCGCCTATCTCGTCTGGCTCGGCATCAAGCTCTGGAAGGCGCCCGTCGGCAGCGACAGCGGGAGCACCCTTGAAACGAGCCCGGCAGAAAGACCGCTGCGGATCTTCATCCACACTTATGCGGTGACCGCACTCAACCCGAAAAGCATTCTCTTCTTCGTGGCCTTCCTGCCGCAATTCCTCGACCTCTCGCGGCCGCTTTTCGCGCAGATGGCGATCTTCGAGGCAACGTTTCTGATACTCGCAACCATCAACGCGACACTCTATGCCTGGCTCGCCGCCGCTGCCGGAAGCACGATCCGCAAGCCGAAGATACGGCGCATCGTCAACCGTACCGGGGGATCGCTGCTCATCGGTGCCGGCCTGCTGACGGCCGGACTCAAGCGCGCCGCTTCGTGA
- a CDS encoding lytic transglycosylase domain-containing protein, with the protein MRIASVAAVAACLGMFFAGMGTSYAGGIDKTVKTSAIPSVTRTTGYPKPDLKLPRGSQFTILIQSYAKQYGVPVDLAHAIVEVESNFDAKARGSAGEVGLMQIKPATARMMGYSGSIKDLYDPETNIKFGMKYLAKAQELSDGTTCGTILKYNAGHGAKRMNPVSKRYCGKVKNILDWL; encoded by the coding sequence ATGAGAATAGCGTCTGTTGCTGCGGTGGCGGCATGCCTTGGCATGTTCTTCGCCGGGATGGGTACGTCGTATGCGGGGGGCATCGACAAAACCGTCAAGACTTCTGCGATTCCGTCGGTGACCAGAACGACGGGCTATCCGAAACCGGACCTCAAATTGCCGCGCGGCTCCCAATTCACGATCCTCATCCAGTCCTATGCCAAGCAATACGGCGTTCCGGTCGATCTGGCCCACGCCATCGTCGAAGTCGAGAGCAACTTCGATGCCAAGGCGCGCGGCAGTGCCGGCGAAGTCGGCCTGATGCAGATCAAACCGGCCACGGCCCGGATGATGGGCTATTCCGGCTCGATCAAAGACCTCTACGATCCTGAGACCAATATCAAATTCGGCATGAAATACCTGGCGAAGGCGCAGGAGCTTTCCGACGGCACCACCTGCGGCACCATCCTCAAATACAATGCCGGCCATGGCGCCAAGCGAATGAATCCCGTTTCGAAGCGCTATTGCGGCAAAGTCAAGAACATCCTGGATTGGTTGTAA
- a CDS encoding peptidoglycan recognition protein family protein, producing MTSKTCDFPGARFVPSPNHGERAGGRGPDMIILHYTGMQTAASALDWLCREESQVSCHYFVDEEGRIAQLVPEERRAWHAGKGVWKGETDVNSSSIGIEIANPGHPGGLPDFPDAQIDAVAELCLNCGERWQIAPERVLAHSDIAPIRKVDPGENFPWDVLFRRGVGHWVEPAPVRGGRFFQRGDRGQPVEALQSMLFLYGYGIEITGDFCPRTEGVVAAFQRHFRQSRVDGIADASTIDTLHRLLSALPNLNA from the coding sequence ATGACGTCGAAGACCTGCGATTTTCCCGGCGCTCGGTTCGTGCCTTCGCCCAATCACGGCGAGCGTGCCGGCGGGCGCGGGCCGGACATGATCATCCTTCATTATACCGGTATGCAGACTGCGGCTTCCGCGCTCGACTGGCTTTGCCGCGAGGAAAGCCAGGTCTCCTGCCATTATTTCGTCGACGAAGAGGGGCGCATCGCCCAGCTGGTGCCGGAAGAACGGCGGGCCTGGCACGCGGGCAAAGGTGTCTGGAAAGGCGAGACGGATGTCAATTCCAGCTCTATCGGGATCGAGATTGCCAATCCCGGTCATCCGGGCGGCCTTCCGGACTTCCCTGACGCGCAGATCGACGCGGTCGCCGAATTGTGTCTCAATTGTGGCGAACGCTGGCAAATCGCCCCCGAAAGGGTGCTTGCCCACAGCGATATTGCGCCGATTCGCAAGGTTGATCCTGGAGAAAATTTTCCTTGGGATGTGCTTTTTCGTCGCGGGGTCGGGCACTGGGTGGAGCCGGCGCCCGTAAGGGGCGGCCGCTTCTTTCAGCGCGGTGACCGCGGCCAGCCCGTGGAAGCACTCCAGTCCATGCTTTTTCTTTATGGTTATGGAATTGAAATAACAGGCGATTTCTGCCCCAGGACGGAAGGGGTGGTTGCCGCATTTCAGCGTCATTTCCGACAATCGCGAGTGGACGGCATCGCCGACGCTTCTACTATCGATACGCTGCACCGTCTGCTCTCAGCGCTGCCAAATCTCAACGCCTGA
- a CDS encoding pyrophosphate--fructose-6-phosphate 1-phosphotransferase, protein MAKKKVAMLTAGGLAPCLSSAVGGLIERYTDIAPDYELVAYRSGYQGLLLADRIEITPAMREKAHVLHRHGGSPIGNSRVKLTNTADCVKRGLVKEGENPLRVAAERLAADGISILHTIGGDDTNTTAADLAAYLGANGYDLTVVGLPKTVDNDVVPIRQTLGAWTAAEYGARFFDHVSNEQSAAPRTLVVHEVMGRHCGWLTAATARAYIQLAGNKEYVDGFMMNAQLKNIDGLYLPEMKFDLEAEAERLREVMDRAGFVTLFVSEGACLDAIVAEREAAGETVKRDAFGHVKIDTINVGNWFSKQFAALLGAERSMVQKSGYYARSAPANADDLRLIQSMVDLAVESALSKTSGVTGHDEDQGGRLRTIEFPRIKGGKHFDTSVKWFGEVMEVVGQKWQTAD, encoded by the coding sequence ATGGCCAAGAAGAAAGTCGCAATGCTGACGGCGGGCGGGCTCGCGCCGTGCCTTTCATCCGCTGTCGGCGGCCTGATCGAACGCTACACGGACATCGCGCCGGATTATGAGCTCGTGGCCTATCGTTCCGGCTATCAAGGCCTGCTTCTCGCCGACCGGATCGAAATCACCCCGGCCATGCGCGAAAAGGCGCATGTGCTCCACCGCCACGGCGGATCGCCGATCGGCAACAGCCGCGTGAAGCTCACCAACACCGCCGATTGCGTGAAGCGCGGCCTGGTCAAGGAAGGCGAGAATCCGCTGCGCGTCGCGGCCGAGAGGCTCGCGGCCGACGGCATCAGCATCCTGCACACGATCGGCGGCGACGATACCAACACCACCGCGGCCGATCTCGCGGCCTATCTCGGCGCCAACGGCTACGACCTGACGGTCGTCGGCCTGCCGAAGACGGTCGATAATGACGTGGTGCCCATACGCCAGACGCTCGGCGCCTGGACGGCGGCCGAATACGGCGCGCGCTTCTTCGACCATGTCAGCAATGAGCAGAGCGCCGCGCCGCGCACCCTTGTGGTTCACGAGGTCATGGGCCGCCACTGCGGCTGGCTGACTGCGGCAACCGCGCGCGCCTATATCCAGCTGGCCGGCAACAAGGAATATGTCGACGGCTTCATGATGAACGCACAGCTGAAGAACATCGACGGCCTCTACCTCCCCGAGATGAAGTTCGATCTCGAGGCTGAAGCCGAGCGTCTGCGCGAAGTGATGGATCGCGCCGGCTTCGTCACACTGTTCGTCAGCGAAGGCGCGTGCCTCGACGCTATCGTCGCCGAACGGGAGGCCGCCGGCGAAACGGTCAAGCGCGACGCGTTCGGACACGTGAAGATCGATACGATCAACGTCGGCAACTGGTTCTCCAAGCAGTTTGCGGCACTCCTCGGCGCCGAGCGCTCCATGGTGCAGAAGTCCGGCTACTATGCCCGCTCCGCACCCGCCAATGCCGACGATCTGCGTCTCATCCAGAGCATGGTCGACCTGGCGGTCGAGAGCGCGCTCAGCAAGACCTCCGGCGTGACAGGTCACGACGAGGACCAGGGCGGGCGGCTGCGCACGATCGAGTTCCCGCGCATCAAGGGTGGAAAGCATTTCGACACGTCCGTGAAGTGGTTCGGCGAGGTCATGGAAGTCGTCGGCCAGAAATGGCAGACCGCCGACTGA